TATGCCAGCCGGTATCAAGATAATCAGGCCCCACTTTGCAAGGCTGGACGCGTAAACCGCGCTTTTTCAACAAGCTCAACAAGCCCAGCGTCACCGTGGTTTTACCACAGCCACTGCCGGTGCCTGCAAGAACAAATGCGTGAAAATTGGCCGCCATACCCTGATCCTGTTCAGGGTGGTAGGGGTGTAGAGATACCCAGTCTCTCGACTGTATGCATCTGAACCACCCACTTCCCACCGAAGTTGTTGGTAGTCACTGACAGGCAGGTCTTCTGGCTTAGCGTCATCCTCACCCGTCCTTCCCAATCTTGCGATCAGTGGTCCATACGGGGTCGTCAGCATCACAGCAGCGGGGGCTGCGGGGGATTCTCACCCCCTTCCCTACCACAAATGTGGCAAACCTGTCAGTTCAAGAGCCTGGTTAATTAAGCTCTCTGTTATGAGGTAAATTCACGACCTCATGACAATAATTCAATTTAATATCTTTCCGGGTTCATTCAACCAATTACCTGGCCTAAACCCACTTATTCATATGTTCGCATTTTGAATGAAAGTGTCAGCAAAGAATAAAGAAAGTCATTCACACAGACACTGTATCTCATCACAAAAATAAAAACTGGTGCAGTTTATCCTTCTAATACCATTATTTTGTTGCGCTATGACAATTTATTGACTGCTGTTGTTACTTTTCATTTTATAATGACTGACATAGCGCCCTATATCAAAAATCGGCAATAGCAAAATATTGCTATTTAAGCGGATTCACCACGTGAAATGACATTTATTTGCTGGCGAAATGCCTGCGGTGTGACCTGATACGTTTGACGAAAAACTTTGCAAAAATAACTGGTTTGCGAAAAGCCTAAATTACGTGCGATGCTGGCTATGCTCCAGTCACTGTGACAAAGCAACTCTTTGGCACTGGCCATTCGCTGTTGGTTTACCCAGGCATTAAAACCGATGCCCTGATACTTTTTGAACAATTTGCTGAAATAATAAGGGCTAAGGTAAACATGGGAGGCGACATCTTCCAGACGCAATTCGTCTGATAAATGTGCATCAATATAGCGCAGAGCTTTTTTCATTTTGCTGTCATGAGGATTGGTACCGCGGCTTGCACGTACCGGCTCTGACTGCTGCGGGTTATCTTTGATCACAACAAAATTAAGTTGTTTCTTAAGACAATTTTCTACGATGAGCTTGAGAAGATCCGCAGAAGCGATGACTCGCGAATAGTCCATCTCCGGTACATTACGAAATTCGCTGACCAGTTCGGGGTCTGCTTGCCAACGGTCATCGACGTTCAGAATATCAACCAGCCCAACATCATTACTTAAGCGTACCTGACCACAGAGTACAAACCCAACCAGGTGGCCCGCAATGACCAACGGGATTGAGAAATCAGTAAGTCCGGCGTGACAGCGATAGATGCAGGGTTGATCGGATTTAGAGGCTTCCAGCCCTCCACAGCGATCGCTCATACGACAACGAGTACTGTGCTGGGGGTGCTGGCGCATCAGCTGGCAAAAAGGGGTGAAATTAAAAAGCTCAGAAATTTCATCACCGTGAATATTGACAACCACAACGGCCAGACTGGTGGCCTGCGCAAAAT
The Citrobacter arsenatis DNA segment above includes these coding regions:
- the pocR gene encoding transcriptional regulator PocR, which translates into the protein MISASALNSELINKIAQDFAQATSLAVVVVNIHGDEISELFNFTPFCQLMRQHPQHSTRCRMSDRCGGLEASKSDQPCIYRCHAGLTDFSIPLVIAGHLVGFVLCGQVRLSNDVGLVDILNVDDRWQADPELVSEFRNVPEMDYSRVIASADLLKLIVENCLKKQLNFVVIKDNPQQSEPVRASRGTNPHDSKMKKALRYIDAHLSDELRLEDVASHVYLSPYYFSKLFKKYQGIGFNAWVNQQRMASAKELLCHSDWSIASIARNLGFSQTSYFCKVFRQTYQVTPQAFRQQINVISRGESA